In Gadus morhua chromosome 2, gadMor3.0, whole genome shotgun sequence, the DNA window GTTGTAACGTTACCTTAGTTTAACTGTGTTTGATATAGCAATTAGGGATTTCAATAAGTATTTACTGTCAAGAGCTGTAACGGATTGTGAACATTTTAGTTGAATGATATTCTCGTGTTTTGGTTTATAGCAGAGGAATGTTTGCCAAGCTTTGCTAAAATACTTGGCCTACATAGTTAATTATCCTTAATATATATGGTATACTCGAAGAGTTTGTTATTTAAAATAAGTGTAACTTAACCTTTGTTTATTATCCTCAATGAATATGTTGATGATAAAACGCAGTCAATGTTATTTCCTGACAAATCTAGTTCCCCATGGGCAATTCCAAAATATCTTTCATAACATGCAAGACACAACATTATCTACgttttttcataaatatataGGATAGATAGTTTGTATGCATATAGGTAGATAGATATATGCCCGTATATCtatacacatactgtatgtaGATGTGCATGCAAGTTCCAACAATCTCAATTAACCAAGATTCCCAATTATTGTCCGTCTTTGTGTAAAAAATGAGTCAACAGTTTCGTAGTTGTTACTTCCCAAATGTTCATGTTTCTGTTTCTATTATCCCTTTTTTCTATCGAATGATTTGAAAACCATCAGCTACGGATCTATCTGAACATGACCCATTGTACCCCGTCTCAGCGCAGGAATGCCAGGGGTAGACTACGGGGAGCTGGGGGGAAGCCTCCCTGCCATTGCCTCCCTGAACGCCTCCTACTCTACAACTATGTCCCTGCCCTCGCCATACATGCTGGTACCCCCCGGGGAGCGAAAGGTCATCTCTGACGTGCGGCGGACATTCTGTCTCTTCGTTACCTTCgacctcctcttcatctccctcctGTGGATCATTGAGCTCAATGTGAGTGTGCTTCCACTTGTGCACACGTTGGTCGGTGTGAAACTTTTCGCTGATGGGTTTGTTCAAGCAAAGctaatttgaaaatgttttccaaTGTCAATACTGTGTTGTTAAGGTTTTTTTATGCAGCCGTGTTTCAAATTATGGCAAGATTTGTGATGGATTTCTTGCATGGACCTAGGGCTGGGCCAATATCATTCTGCTTGAAGATATCGAGATTtgacttttggtccatatcgcccagccctacatgGACCGTGGCAGGATAGGGTAGTGCTATTCCGGGGGCTTGACTCCCAGTTGAAGGGGTCCAGATCTAACTGTAGGCATCCCAGCAAGGGTCCTAACCCCTTCTTGCTTCTTAATAACAGGTATCTAAAAGTCAAAGTATCTGCTTAATGGTTAATGTTTGacttgtctgtttgttttgaatCGTTGAACCTACAGATGTCCAACACAATATGGGACAACCTGAAGACCGAGGTCCTCCTCTACAGCTTTTACGCTTCCTTTTTTGACATCTTTGTAAGTTCAGCACCACAACACACGCCCGAGTTGGCTCCGGCTCCCGTCGGGCGTATTTCCTCGCTAGCGGTTTGCCCCCACCAGCTGTGGGTCGGCTAGGAAGGGTTTGGGGAGTGAAGCCGTCCGTCAGCTCCGGCCTCTGGCGTTACATCGCCGAGCCGCCTCCTTGGGCTGTGGACGCAGGGAGTGCAGTACAGGCTTGTTTTTTAAgccaaaacactttttttaatCATAGGCCTAAGGCAAGTTTATTTCTATAGCACCGGTTAAACACAAAGCCATAATTCTTCACACAGGtagaaattaaatgtaaaatcaTCATTAAATGAGAAATGGGAAATGAAAAATAGATATAGAAAATATATGATGGTAAGAGAATGTGTTATGTCTTAATTTAATGTGAAGCTTGATGAGAACATCTgtaaaaaggacattttctaAAAGCTTTTGAATGCAAGGATATTCTATAAGCTTTTGGGAGAGTGTACCATTTGGGTATACCTGAACATTTAAAAAGATGTTGGAACAAGAGGACAATTTTAATTTCTTCAAATGTAATTATGCACTTTTATGAAATAAAAACCCTGAGAAAGATTCTTGTTCCGTTTTCTTTGCCACAGCTCCTCGCTCTGTTTCGCTTCCTGTCTCTGCTGCTGGGTTATGCAGCGCTGCGACTTAGGCACTGGTGGGTGATTgcggtaaggtgtgtgtgtgtgtgtgtgtgtgtgtgtgtgtgtgtgtgtgtgtgtgtgtgtgtgtgtgtgtgtgtgtgtgtgtgtgtgtgtgtgtgtgtgtgtgtgtgtgtgtgtgtgtgtgtgtgtgtgtgtcacctcgGACCACAGAGAGGTGTGTGTCATTTGACTTTGAGCAAGGACTCCTCTGGAACCATTTGGGTAACGAGTGCttataaatgtttattcagcCGTCCAACCAATCCTTTCATAATTTGGTTGAATTGCTCTGTCCACAACAGATCACCACTCTAGTTACCAGTGTCTTCCTTGTCATCAAGGTTATCTTGTCCAACGTGAGTAACCCATGCCCTACTCGCACCCTGATGCAAAATGTATTTTCCCCATGTGCCTATTTCTATCTAGTGCAACACTAACTTCCCCTTTTGCTTATCTTCCTTTCTGCAAGCAAAGCAGAACTGATTTACTGTTTGCTTTGTGACCACTTCTAGTTGTTCACGCATTGTGAGGCAGTGTGAACGCTTCCAAATCGTCATTTTgtaaccactaatattgcttaaaatagcaccaaacctctgtagtagcatgactagggtccctacacataaaacaaagcatcaaCAACGTAGTTAGCGTAccgggagtttattaaaaaaagactGTTTTCCAAGTCGATTACCGGGTACCATCAATAATAATAGAGGCACCAAAAAACTCAAAACAGCCGAGTATGAAGAGGGGAGATTGTTAAGTCAAATTTGTTggctctattatattatttagggTAGCCGCCGGTAATCGACTTGTGTTAAGGCACCTACCGGTAAGGCACTTAGGAAACagtctttttttaataaactcacggtacgctaactaagttgttgatgctttgttttatgtatagggaccctagtcaggcgactgcagaggtttggggctattttgagcaatattagtggttacAATTTTTCAATTTGGACGTGTACACACTGcccctagccaataacatggaagccatttgGGTTGGTACATTGCTCCGGGCATTCGCGGACAAGCTCTACACTCGATAATCAACGAAAAAAAgtgtctggagggcttattttatcggtcgtcatgccaaaaaagaccctgggttcaatatTTGCCGGATTTACACTTTAAGTAATGGAATGAAGGTAGGAGAGGTGTGGGAGAGTTGGCCTTTTCAATGGACATTATGACAGAAGTTTCTCTTACTTCTCTCCACACAGCTCTTTTCCCAGAATGCGTTTGGCTATGTGCTACCCATCACCTCCTTTGTGGTGGCCTGGCTGGAGACCTGGTTCCTGGACTTCAAGGTGCTCACGCAGGAGGCAGATGATGAGAGGGGTGAGTGGAAGATGCTCTTCAGTGTTTTTTTGTGGCTGTGGGTGGGTTGCACTATGCTggtgtgcacggtgctgatgtgcACGGGTGCAGAAAGAACTGATTCCAGAACTGGTACATTGGTGTTAGTTAAAGCTTTTTTATTCCGACGTGTTTCGATCTTCATTCATAAATTGCAAACTGAGAGCTttctaggcaaggcaaggcaactttatttatatagcacttttcatacacaaggcagactcaaagtgcttcacatataaacattgtcatacaataaaataaaataatagataagtaaaagaaaaacttatgcaaagaaatgggtaaaatagaaaaaggcattttagtattaaaatagaaaataaaggcaaagttaaaaaagctttttagaaagtgcaatgtatttaagatttaagcagaaagctatagcaaacataaaagtcttcagtcttgttttaaaggtgctcagagttggggcaagtcttaaatcctctgggagtttattccagctatttgttgcatagtaactaaatcctgctttcccatgttttgtatttactctggggataattaacagattggtctcagaggatcttagtggtctagaaggctgatgtagtggaagcatatcagttaaatattttgggcctaaaccatgtagggatttataggttagcaacatgattttaaaatcaattctctgacctacaggaagccaatgtaacgatttcagaattggtgtaatatgatcaaattttttggtctttgttagaactctagcagcagcattctgaacaagctgaagcttcctcagagtttgttttgggagacctgtgaggagaccattgcagtaatcaagcttactagtgataaaggcatgtacacgtttttgtaagtcttcggtggacatgagccctctaagtcttgctacatttttaaggttataatatgccgattttgtaactgatttgatgtgactgtcaaaatgtaaatctgaatccatgataacccctagatttctggctttgattgaggttttcagggacagagagtgaaggtgttgggttactttaagcctttccgttttagaaccaaatacaattatctctgttttgtcctcatttagttggaggaaatttcggcacatccattccttcacttgctcaatgcactggcacagcagatctatgggccgatagtcatttggtgatagcgatacatagatttgcgtgtcatcagcatagcaatgatggtcaatattgttattttgcatgatttgccctagtgggagcttgtagatgttgaataaagagggtcctaagatcgaaccttgtgggactccacatgtcacgttggttgattctgatacaaagtcgccaatggaaacaaagtagttcctattttgtaggtaggacctgaaccaacttaagacagtgcctgaaagccccacccagttttctaacctttccagaagtaatgtatggtctacagtgtcgaatgcagcactgaggtcaagtagcattagtattgaggttttgccagagtctgtgttaagacggatgtcgtttacaactttaataagggcggtctcagtgctgtgcaggggtcgaaatcctgattggaaggtgtcatagcaaccagttgatgccaggaagtgatttagttgctggaggacaactttctcaattttttttaattatgaagggtagatttgatattggtctgtagttgttaataatagaggcatctaggctccgcttttttaaaaggggtttaataactgcagttttcaaagcttttgggaacttgcctgactggagagagttgttaactatctgcaatatgtctactgctaggcagtcgaaaacattcttaaagaggttggtaggtatagtatcaaggcaacaggtggatggctttagttgtgtcacagtttccacaagattttgagagtctataacatcaaagcatgccatccttgccacgtaatttttgcctgaacagggtggtagtccaacatttttgtttgacgtggagatattgatggcgcgtctgataccttcaattttatcaatataaaaagctgcaaactcattgcatttctgcgtggaatggagatcaggtggaatttctgttggggggttggtcagtctgtcaacagttgcaaacagggtttttgcattattagtgttggttttaatgatattggagaaaaatgtttctctagcattttttaagtctaaattgtaggcacggaggctctctttatagatatcatggtgaatatgaagttttgttttacgccagatgcattcaaccttcctgcattcttttttctgtgctgttacagaagcagcttttctccagggtgccttttgctttccagaaatcgttttaaccttataaggtgcaatgacatctataaCTTTcacaattttcaaattaaagttttctacaagatcatcagcagaacatgggtttagaggtggtagcaaggagatggcctttttaaaaagtacattagaatcttcattgatataccgtttttttgacagtgtttgattttgtctgtatgtcgggaataaaagatatgttaaagaaaacacaaaagtggtcagacaaggaaggatcagtcacagagagatcagaaacattgaggccctttgtgataagcaggtctagagtgtgccccttacaatgaaaaatcattcattcaaatcatcagtatgaaaattgaagtcaccagttataactagacagtcaaattctgtggagatgctagacaataattctgtgaagtcatcgaaaaaaatTTCGATGActtctactgaaaacatctttcccGAATGCCgtctgaatttatttgttgcTGATGGCTCTAttaccactagttgaaatgggtaCAGCACTACCTTTCCTACCAGGGTATGACATGCTCCGGCCAATGAATCGattttctcaccgccatgtatactctaacaattgcagttgtccaattgagCAGCATAGTCGAACTATGGCTGTTATCAGATTGAGCAGTGCATGGAAACGTACTGAGTGGTTGGCAACTTTTTTGACATGGGACCCAATTTCTAGCTGTGAAGTGGTTGTAACCCCAATTTTAACTTTTGTACGTCTTCTTCCAAGACTATTTTGTTAACTCAATCAATATCAATGTACCTGTGAACTTAATCACATTGCTTTACTACaccagtagtagtagcagtagcagtagtagtagtagcagtagtagcagcagcagtttgCCGTGACTATCTTTCATTAAGCAGTCAGTTTCTACACAGGACGTCTATCAGACCTTTATAATTAAgcaaaaagggttcagccgtctCTAGCAACACCATCTGCATATCAGGGGCCACAGAGTAGTGTCCCGACcccaaggttgggaaccaccGATATAACAACAAGAAATACAATGCAAGGCCAGAACATTATTTTGCTGTAAAAGGAAATTGCACTGGCACTAGCATGCCGGACAACAATGCTCTAAACGATGGAACTCGCGAACATATCTGGTTATTAAGTAAAAATGTTGTATTTTCCAGCCTACCTGGCTGTCGTGCACGCTGCGTGCGAGCGTGCACCGATGATGTACCCACCTCCCACGTCGGATGGACAGTTCTACTCCCCGCCAGAATCCCTGGCAGGTAACGTTGTGTTAATGAGTCTTGCTATTATTTGTAGTCCTCATCTCTTCATGTTTTCCAGAGCTGATGTCATAAAAGGTACATCAGTCACTGTGTTTCTTGTATGTTTTCCGGCGATCTTTCTTTGAAACGTACCCACTGTGTATCCCAGGGTCGGAAGAGGATCTGGATGAGGAGGGTCTAGGCCGCCGAGCAGTCACAGCCGAggtgggtgcgcgtgtgtgtgtgtgtgtgtgtgtgtgtgtgtgtgtgtgtgtgtgtgtgtgtgtgtgtgtgtgtgtgtgtgtgtgtgtgtgtgtgtgtgtgtgtgtgtgtgtgtgtgtgtgtgtgtgtgtgtgtgtgtgtgtg includes these proteins:
- the stard3 gene encoding stAR-related lipid transfer protein 3, which encodes MPGVDYGELGGSLPAIASLNASYSTTMSLPSPYMLVPPGERKVISDVRRTFCLFVTFDLLFISLLWIIELNMSNTIWDNLKTEVLLYSFYASFFDIFLLALFRFLSLLLGYAALRLRHWWVIAITTLVTSVFLVIKVILSNLFSQNAFGYVLPITSFVVAWLETWFLDFKVLTQEADDERAYLAVVHAACERAPMMYPPPTSDGQFYSPPESLAGSEEDLDEEGLGRRAVTAEEKEYVRQGREAMSVVEQILAQEENWKFEKNNEMGDSVYTLEIPYHGKTFILKAFMQCTPELVYQEVILQPEKMVQWNKTVSGCQILQRVDDNTVVSYDVASGAAGGVVSARDFVNVRRVERKGECYVSAGIATEHDAKPPHSRYVRGENGPGGFVVLKSNSNPSVCTFIWVLNTDLKGRLPRYLIHQSLAATMFDFMTHLRQRITDLRSSRR